A window of Pirellula sp. SH-Sr6A contains these coding sequences:
- a CDS encoding SNF2-related protein: MLTDYHAKYFAHDLTKRCASDNLEKLAGALVDAQVDLNPHQVEAALFAFRSPLSRGAMLADEVGLGKTIEAGLVLSQKWAERKRKLLVITPASLRKQWHQELSEKFFLPCCILEAKSYNAAIRAGSLQPFRPNQEIVVICSYQFARSKASDVANIHWDLAVIDEAHRLRNVYKPSNVIANILKSALIKSPKLLLTATPLQNSLLELFGLVSFIDEHAFGDLKSFREQFANLSEDEVFQTLKARLAPICHRTLRRQVLEYVPYTKRHALVEEFTPAESEDRLYNEVSAYLQRDNLQALPASQRSLMTLVLRKLLASSTFAIAGALDTLIARLKDKADEKPEEKLLEDELDDDYEVLDEIAEEWGDDSADQEPLSEQDRTALEREILDLEAFRDLALTITQNAKGKALLQGLDKAFAETVRLGAAKKAIIFTESRKTQEYLLRLLQDSSYADGIVLFNGSNTDDKSKTIYVEWIKRNAGSEKVSGSRTADMRSALVDYFRDSGTIMIATEAAAEGINLQFCSLVVNYDLPWNPQRIEQRIGRCHRYGQKHDVVVVNFLNRNNEADQRVFELLDQKFKLFEGVFGASDEVLGAIESGVDFEKRIARIYQDCRTPDEIRVSFARLQDELTTQINEAITNTRKQLLENFDEEVHEKLKVSKSESLGFQSRYERMLMRLSRHELNGHANFAESEDAFDLTVSPFPELDIPLGRYELPRRSGDAHLYRLGHPLARRLVQQATSRVLFPAEVIFDWPETRPRVGALEQYRGCSGEMVVSKLSVESMDQAEDILLTAAMVNDGRMLPADVASKFFSLIATDVRPLTTFELDSRLEVAINKLQAEARQKISERNGRLFEEEASKLDGWAEDLKVGLEREIKDLDRQLKEARRAVSAALSLEDKLAGQKQLKKLESERNEKRRKLFVAQDDIEQRRDKLIESVQAKLEQKVTHEQVLSICWRIV; encoded by the coding sequence ATGCTCACTGACTACCACGCAAAATACTTCGCCCACGATCTGACCAAGCGATGTGCTTCCGATAATCTGGAGAAGTTAGCAGGTGCACTCGTGGATGCTCAAGTAGACCTGAACCCACACCAGGTTGAAGCAGCGCTTTTCGCGTTCCGTTCGCCTTTGTCACGTGGTGCAATGCTTGCTGATGAAGTGGGCCTTGGAAAAACCATCGAAGCCGGGCTTGTGCTATCCCAAAAGTGGGCGGAGCGAAAACGCAAGTTACTGGTCATAACCCCTGCCAGCCTTAGAAAACAGTGGCATCAGGAACTCTCGGAAAAGTTCTTTCTGCCGTGCTGTATCCTGGAGGCGAAGTCCTACAACGCCGCTATTAGGGCTGGATCACTTCAGCCTTTCCGGCCCAATCAAGAAATAGTGGTAATTTGTTCGTACCAGTTTGCTCGATCCAAGGCATCTGACGTTGCCAATATCCACTGGGATTTGGCTGTTATCGACGAAGCCCATCGTCTTCGAAACGTCTATAAGCCATCCAACGTCATAGCCAACATCTTAAAGAGTGCTTTAATCAAATCGCCCAAACTCTTACTGACGGCGACACCGCTTCAGAATTCGCTGCTGGAACTGTTTGGACTGGTCAGTTTCATCGACGAACACGCATTTGGCGATCTGAAGAGTTTCCGTGAGCAGTTTGCCAACTTGAGCGAGGATGAGGTGTTTCAAACGCTAAAAGCTCGCCTCGCTCCGATTTGTCATAGGACCCTCCGACGCCAAGTGCTGGAGTATGTGCCCTACACCAAACGGCACGCCCTTGTCGAGGAATTCACCCCTGCTGAAAGCGAAGATCGCCTTTACAACGAAGTATCCGCTTATCTCCAACGAGACAACCTTCAGGCTCTCCCTGCCAGTCAGCGTAGTCTCATGACTCTAGTGCTAAGAAAACTACTGGCATCTAGTACTTTCGCGATTGCAGGGGCGTTAGACACATTGATTGCCCGACTCAAAGACAAAGCTGACGAGAAGCCGGAAGAAAAGCTTCTCGAAGACGAACTCGACGATGATTACGAGGTTCTGGACGAAATCGCTGAAGAATGGGGCGACGACTCTGCTGATCAGGAACCTTTGTCGGAACAGGATCGAACAGCCCTGGAACGCGAAATTCTTGATCTTGAGGCATTCCGCGATCTGGCACTGACCATCACTCAGAACGCAAAAGGCAAGGCCCTCCTGCAAGGTTTAGATAAGGCATTTGCCGAGACTGTTCGACTCGGTGCAGCGAAAAAAGCAATTATCTTCACTGAATCGCGGAAGACGCAAGAGTATCTCCTAAGACTGCTCCAAGACAGCTCTTATGCAGACGGAATCGTCCTGTTCAATGGATCGAACACGGACGACAAGTCAAAAACAATATACGTCGAATGGATCAAGCGAAATGCAGGGTCTGAAAAAGTCTCCGGCTCCCGCACTGCTGACATGCGGTCAGCACTTGTGGATTATTTCCGCGATTCCGGCACTATCATGATCGCGACAGAAGCGGCGGCAGAGGGCATCAATCTGCAGTTTTGCTCGCTTGTGGTCAATTATGACTTGCCTTGGAACCCTCAGCGAATCGAACAACGAATCGGTCGGTGTCATCGCTATGGACAGAAGCACGACGTCGTAGTCGTAAACTTCCTTAATCGTAACAATGAGGCCGACCAGCGGGTCTTTGAACTGCTTGATCAGAAGTTCAAACTGTTCGAGGGTGTCTTCGGCGCCTCCGATGAGGTTCTCGGAGCCATCGAATCCGGTGTCGATTTTGAGAAACGCATAGCTCGAATTTATCAAGACTGTCGGACTCCTGACGAAATCCGAGTCTCCTTTGCTCGCCTCCAGGATGAACTGACAACTCAAATCAACGAAGCGATCACGAACACCCGCAAGCAACTACTGGAAAACTTCGACGAAGAAGTCCACGAGAAACTGAAAGTGTCAAAAAGCGAGAGCCTTGGATTTCAGAGTCGGTATGAACGAATGCTGATGCGTTTATCCCGACATGAGCTGAATGGACATGCGAACTTTGCGGAATCGGAGGACGCCTTCGATCTTACGGTTAGCCCATTTCCCGAATTGGATATTCCACTGGGGCGTTACGAGTTGCCTCGGCGCAGTGGTGATGCCCACCTTTACCGTCTCGGCCACCCACTCGCCCGTCGTCTGGTCCAACAAGCCACGTCACGTGTTCTTTTTCCTGCTGAAGTCATCTTCGACTGGCCAGAAACCCGACCCAGAGTTGGAGCACTTGAGCAGTACCGGGGCTGTTCGGGCGAAATGGTTGTCAGCAAACTGAGCGTAGAGTCAATGGATCAGGCCGAGGACATTCTCTTGACAGCAGCAATGGTAAATGATGGGCGGATGTTGCCTGCCGACGTCGCGAGCAAGTTTTTTTCCTTAATCGCCACGGACGTCCGCCCTTTAACAACATTCGAACTGGATTCACGACTTGAAGTCGCGATCAACAAGCTGCAAGCCGAAGCGAGACAAAAGATATCCGAGCGTAATGGAAGGCTCTTTGAAGAAGAAGCCAGCAAGCTTGACGGTTGGGCGGAAGACCTCAAGGTTGGCCTCGAACGCGAGATCAAAGACCTTGACCGACAACTAAAGGAGGCACGTCGCGCCGTGTCGGCAGCCCTAAGCCTTGAAGACAAACTGGCCGGACAGAAGCAATTGAAGAAGCTCGAATCGGAACGAAATGAAAAGCGGCGTAAGCTGTTCGTCGCCCAGGACGATATCGAGCAGCGCCGGGACAAACTAATTGAGTCCGTGCAGGCGAAACTCGAACAGAAAGTAACGCACGAACAGGTGCTTTCGATTTGTTGGAGGATCGTATGA
- a CDS encoding AIPR family protein codes for MNVEKPYEIDHIPKHLHGLFDGKVPPASSGKTEQERENNFLSRSLAAFSVHKLSGCTLDEAASSIVDGGGDGGIDAVYYSPISNTLWLVQSKFIENGRGEPDLGEASKFKDGIDNLLSGKWNAFLKNNAWARRIPLIKKLMEDQSVLHVKAVLVYSGINAVSEDRLRLFETLESRYNHGDEFLRFGTYSLVSVHDWLTGADAAAGVDRVELEILKPGWVIEPYQTIYGQVRVADVAALYETHRAALVEANLRRYKGLTEVNKRIKETLQAEGKHFFYLNNGLTAYCLRLDVAATDRANTEKKKITARGFSIVNGAQTIGTIHAANAGGDGFVFLKIISLEKCEKEAAFARRITESTNFQNQISPRDFVALDEQHERIALQLEMDGIHYHFKEADDVPEPDATNFTLDEAATALACLEPDKDCDYCSMLLSNRKALWSAEPVYPKDRPQESLCERMFRRDRSSRKVWRAVQLRRIVIERLNGERPAAGARREFYENARWLVLHLLFLREHLEQGETLALTEEEKARAAAQTLEIANAIWATAQEAGFVSATEPYTSPRHFKSVFCNAADCQKLKAGAMRKLNEKPTAIASDGIEEAKV; via the coding sequence ATGAACGTCGAGAAACCTTACGAGATTGACCATATTCCAAAGCACTTGCATGGATTGTTCGACGGCAAAGTACCGCCAGCATCCAGTGGCAAGACGGAGCAGGAAAGAGAAAACAACTTCCTTTCTCGCTCGCTCGCAGCATTTTCAGTTCACAAGCTCAGTGGGTGCACGCTTGACGAGGCAGCCAGTTCTATCGTTGACGGTGGAGGCGATGGTGGCATTGATGCAGTTTACTATTCCCCAATCTCAAACACTCTTTGGCTTGTTCAGTCGAAGTTCATCGAAAATGGACGCGGCGAACCCGATCTCGGAGAAGCAAGTAAATTCAAAGATGGGATCGACAACTTACTTTCCGGTAAGTGGAACGCGTTCCTAAAGAACAATGCTTGGGCAAGACGCATTCCTCTCATCAAGAAGCTTATGGAAGACCAAAGCGTCCTTCATGTTAAAGCAGTACTCGTATACTCCGGGATTAACGCCGTATCCGAAGATCGCCTGCGGCTCTTCGAAACGCTAGAGTCACGCTACAACCACGGCGACGAGTTCCTTCGCTTTGGGACATATAGCCTTGTCAGCGTTCACGATTGGCTAACTGGAGCTGATGCCGCCGCAGGAGTAGATAGGGTCGAACTTGAAATTCTTAAGCCGGGGTGGGTGATCGAGCCGTACCAGACCATCTACGGTCAGGTTCGGGTCGCAGACGTGGCGGCTCTTTATGAGACCCATCGCGCCGCCTTAGTCGAGGCAAACCTCCGGCGCTACAAAGGGCTGACGGAAGTCAACAAACGGATCAAGGAAACACTGCAAGCCGAGGGAAAGCATTTCTTTTACTTGAACAATGGCTTGACGGCCTATTGCTTGAGACTCGACGTTGCGGCTACCGACCGAGCCAATACGGAGAAAAAGAAGATTACCGCAAGGGGGTTCTCCATAGTCAATGGAGCGCAAACTATCGGCACCATCCATGCCGCAAATGCAGGTGGCGATGGTTTCGTTTTCCTGAAGATCATCTCCCTTGAGAAATGCGAAAAGGAAGCTGCCTTCGCCCGACGGATCACAGAATCCACCAACTTCCAGAATCAGATCAGCCCGCGAGACTTCGTCGCCCTCGACGAGCAACACGAACGGATTGCTCTCCAACTCGAAATGGATGGCATTCACTACCACTTCAAGGAAGCTGATGACGTTCCCGAACCGGACGCCACCAATTTTACGCTCGACGAAGCCGCGACCGCTCTGGCGTGCTTAGAGCCGGACAAGGATTGCGACTATTGTTCCATGCTCCTGAGTAACCGAAAGGCTCTCTGGTCAGCCGAACCCGTCTACCCGAAGGACAGACCTCAAGAGAGCTTGTGCGAGCGAATGTTTCGCCGCGACCGTTCCTCGCGAAAAGTATGGCGAGCCGTACAGCTACGACGCATCGTTATCGAGCGATTGAACGGCGAGCGTCCCGCTGCCGGTGCCCGGCGCGAGTTCTACGAGAATGCCCGCTGGCTTGTTCTGCATCTACTTTTTCTGCGAGAGCATCTCGAACAAGGGGAGACGCTCGCCCTTACCGAGGAGGAAAAGGCCAGGGCTGCGGCACAGACATTGGAGATCGCAAACGCGATTTGGGCCACAGCCCAAGAAGCTGGCTTCGTGTCGGCCACCGAACCATACACTTCGCCCAGGCACTTCAAATCGGTTTTTTGCAACGCGGCTGACTGCCAGAAGTTGAAAGCCGGAGCGATGAGGAAGCTCAACGAGAAGCCGACGGCAATAGCCTCGGACGGCATAGAGGAAGCCAAGGTATGA
- a CDS encoding site-specific DNA-methyltransferase has translation MTQRKQKLELTWIGKDVRPKLEPRILLEDQARSYVADVRVTNKDIFDNRLIFGDNLLALKALESEFTGKVKCVFIDPPYNTGSAFTHYDDGLEHSIWLGLMRDRLEIIKRLLVDDGSLWITIDDNEAHYLKVLCDEVFGRGCFVTAFIWKKVDSPNDNKVPITPDHEYLLCFTKTPGARPFKQKQDDSILSAYRKPDAESDRPYRDRLLKKNGKNSLRSDRPSMFFPLTAPDGTEVLPIHDDGREARWAMGKAGVDELIKKNELIWKKRENGWIPYTREYAPNSPARPYPTIWNDLDTTRQTKSHQKKLFGEDVFDTPKPEDMLKRVLDISTNPGDLVLDSFAGSGTTGAVAHKMGRGWIMIELGDHCHTHIIPRMKKVIDGQDPGGVTEVTSWKGGGGFRYFKLAPSLLMQDKWSQWVISKEYNASMLAEALCKLEGFRYEPSDSIFWMQGRSTETDFLYCTTQTLSVEQLNQISEEVGDGRTLLVLCSAFRGKSDNWPNLTVKKIPKAVLHKCEWGHDDYSLKVENLPKPPKKQRTSLFDYMEGGDE, from the coding sequence ATGACCCAACGGAAGCAAAAACTTGAACTCACATGGATTGGCAAAGATGTGCGTCCAAAGTTGGAGCCTCGCATTCTCCTTGAAGATCAGGCTCGCTCTTACGTTGCTGACGTTCGCGTAACCAACAAAGACATATTCGATAACCGATTGATTTTCGGAGATAATCTACTCGCACTAAAAGCCCTCGAATCTGAGTTCACTGGCAAAGTTAAGTGCGTGTTCATCGACCCGCCGTACAACACGGGAAGTGCTTTTACGCATTACGACGACGGGCTGGAGCATTCCATTTGGCTAGGACTGATGCGCGACCGACTAGAAATTATTAAACGGTTGCTGGTGGACGATGGTTCGCTCTGGATCACCATTGACGACAACGAGGCCCACTATCTGAAAGTGTTGTGCGATGAGGTGTTTGGACGCGGGTGTTTTGTTACCGCTTTCATTTGGAAAAAAGTTGATAGCCCAAATGACAACAAGGTTCCGATCACTCCAGACCACGAATACTTGCTGTGCTTTACGAAAACGCCAGGTGCTAGACCATTCAAGCAAAAACAAGATGATTCAATATTGTCCGCGTATCGAAAACCCGATGCTGAATCTGACAGGCCGTATCGTGATCGCCTATTGAAGAAGAACGGCAAAAACAGTCTTCGCTCAGACCGTCCTTCAATGTTTTTTCCTTTGACTGCGCCCGACGGAACAGAAGTACTGCCGATTCATGATGACGGTCGTGAAGCGCGATGGGCAATGGGGAAAGCTGGCGTTGATGAGTTAATTAAAAAGAACGAATTGATCTGGAAGAAGCGAGAAAACGGCTGGATTCCTTACACCCGCGAATATGCTCCCAACAGCCCAGCGCGGCCATATCCAACAATATGGAATGACCTTGACACAACGAGACAAACAAAGTCGCATCAAAAAAAACTATTTGGTGAAGATGTTTTCGATACCCCAAAACCCGAAGACATGCTCAAGCGAGTTCTGGACATTTCCACCAATCCTGGTGATCTCGTGCTCGACTCATTCGCGGGTTCTGGCACGACTGGGGCAGTAGCCCACAAGATGGGGCGTGGATGGATTATGATCGAGCTTGGTGATCATTGTCACACGCACATAATTCCTCGAATGAAAAAGGTAATCGACGGACAAGATCCCGGTGGTGTCACTGAAGTAACATCCTGGAAGGGCGGTGGTGGTTTTCGCTACTTCAAGCTTGCACCGAGCCTGTTGATGCAGGACAAGTGGAGTCAGTGGGTTATCAGCAAAGAATACAACGCTTCAATGCTGGCCGAGGCACTCTGCAAGCTCGAAGGCTTCCGCTACGAGCCATCGGACAGCATCTTCTGGATGCAAGGTCGTAGCACGGAGACCGACTTTCTCTATTGCACCACGCAAACTCTTAGTGTGGAGCAGCTGAACCAAATCTCCGAAGAAGTAGGCGATGGCCGGACTCTTCTGGTGCTGTGCAGTGCCTTCCGAGGCAAGTCCGACAATTGGCCAAACCTGACTGTTAAGAAGATCCCAAAGGCTGTCTTGCACAAGTGTGAGTGGGGTCACGACGATTATTCGCTCAAAGTGGAGAACCTACCTAAGCCACCCAAGAAACAACGCACCTCTCTGTTTGACTACATGGAAGGGGGTGACGAATGA
- a CDS encoding DEAD/DEAH box helicase — protein MNRHVNNVAGRLSLRSPQRESLEVLARICEIAPPTKDADRTAALAAIRSEFAGVTDFEREFPSICFALATGVGKTRLMGAFISYLYIAHGVRNFFVLAPNLTIYNKLISDFSNCTKPKYVFQGIQDFAINPPSIITGDNYESQARTLFDRPEDCKINIFNISKISSEVRGGKQLKMRRLSEYIGQSYFEYLSQQSDLVLLMDESHRYRASAGVRAINDLKPVLGLELTATPFVETSKGAIPFKNVVVDYPLAKAMADGFVKEPAVVTRKDFNPSGMSRDEIERLKLEDGVRLHEQVKVELETYARQTGQPIVKPFVLVIARDTAHASELLRLIQDDTFFDGRYKEHVIQVDSSKTGVEEDRMIQDLLAVENEESPTEIVIHVNMLKEGWDVTNLYTIVPLRAANARILIEQSIGRGLRLPYGKRTGVNTVDRLNIIAHDKFQEIVDEAKRSDSPIRLQQLVLDASQLEQNTVSVISTSAVAEQLGLTEPQVTLIGSEATSPAIKPIFATEAEKQVAKVAYEVIRSFEGKTDLAPTVASLQKKEIQEQLVAEVKRRLGPQQQEMFAEANAVAAVVAKTTKQVVLGTIDIPRIIVVPKDEVKSGFKLFKLNLTSLRYPVPSDELVAQTLRTGEQESISLGRGGIEEQRLEDYIVGGLVDFDDVSYDDHSDLLYDLAAQTVAHLKGYLNHDQDVRKVLRVHQKPISALIHSQMMEHFWEELTGYDAEVSKGFTELRPSAYTANAKDTVLDYRQPPSEKSKIGQYLFSGFERSLYRLTKFQSNTERMLAIILEKDSLRWFRPAKGQFQIFFKSGHEHQEYVPDFVADTDDCILMIETKAGGMKDDAVVAAKREAALKWCEHATAYSEQHGGKPWNYALIPHEMVAENMTLKGLILAAGGA, from the coding sequence ATGAATCGCCACGTCAACAATGTCGCGGGAAGGCTCAGCCTACGGTCCCCGCAACGAGAATCTCTAGAAGTTCTCGCTCGTATCTGTGAAATTGCTCCACCTACTAAGGACGCCGACCGCACTGCGGCTTTGGCGGCGATCCGGTCTGAATTTGCAGGCGTGACCGACTTTGAGCGAGAGTTTCCCTCTATATGCTTTGCACTTGCAACCGGCGTTGGCAAAACACGGCTAATGGGGGCTTTCATCAGTTATCTCTACATCGCGCATGGTGTCCGCAACTTTTTCGTGCTGGCGCCGAACTTGACGATATATAACAAGCTGATAAGTGATTTCAGCAACTGTACGAAACCTAAGTATGTTTTTCAGGGTATTCAAGATTTTGCCATTAATCCACCTTCAATTATTACCGGCGATAATTACGAGTCCCAGGCTCGCACGCTATTCGACAGACCTGAAGATTGCAAAATCAACATCTTTAACATTTCGAAAATCTCAAGCGAAGTCCGAGGTGGGAAGCAACTCAAGATGCGCCGCCTCTCAGAATACATCGGACAAAGTTATTTCGAGTATCTGAGTCAGCAAAGCGACCTCGTTCTGCTGATGGATGAATCGCATCGATATCGCGCCAGTGCGGGCGTAAGGGCAATTAACGACCTTAAGCCAGTTCTTGGATTGGAACTGACTGCTACCCCATTCGTAGAGACAAGTAAGGGAGCAATTCCGTTCAAAAATGTTGTAGTCGATTACCCGCTGGCGAAGGCAATGGCTGATGGTTTCGTAAAGGAACCGGCTGTCGTCACCCGCAAGGACTTTAACCCGTCAGGCATGTCGAGAGATGAGATTGAACGCTTGAAACTGGAAGATGGCGTGCGCTTGCACGAACAGGTCAAGGTCGAACTGGAGACCTATGCCCGGCAGACCGGCCAGCCGATTGTCAAACCGTTCGTGTTGGTTATCGCCCGGGACACTGCTCACGCTAGCGAACTGCTGAGATTAATTCAGGACGATACGTTTTTTGATGGTCGCTACAAGGAGCACGTAATCCAGGTCGATTCGAGCAAGACCGGTGTCGAAGAAGACAGGATGATTCAGGATTTGCTTGCGGTCGAAAACGAAGAGTCACCAACGGAGATCGTAATTCACGTCAATATGCTCAAGGAGGGCTGGGACGTAACGAATCTTTACACAATCGTTCCACTCCGGGCCGCGAATGCTCGCATTTTGATCGAGCAGAGCATCGGACGCGGCCTTCGCTTGCCCTACGGCAAACGTACTGGCGTGAACACAGTTGACCGACTTAACATTATCGCCCACGACAAATTTCAGGAGATCGTGGATGAGGCGAAGCGGTCGGATTCTCCGATCCGTCTGCAACAACTCGTGTTGGATGCCTCCCAACTCGAGCAGAACACGGTATCGGTTATCTCAACTTCGGCTGTAGCGGAGCAATTAGGGCTGACTGAACCACAGGTAACATTAATCGGAAGCGAGGCTACGTCGCCTGCCATCAAACCCATCTTCGCTACGGAAGCCGAAAAACAGGTTGCAAAGGTTGCATACGAAGTCATCCGCTCCTTCGAGGGTAAAACGGACTTGGCTCCGACCGTCGCATCTCTTCAAAAGAAGGAAATTCAGGAGCAGTTGGTTGCGGAAGTGAAGCGACGACTCGGCCCGCAGCAACAGGAAATGTTCGCAGAAGCCAACGCGGTGGCTGCCGTCGTCGCCAAAACGACCAAACAAGTTGTCTTGGGCACCATCGACATACCTCGCATCATCGTCGTGCCGAAGGACGAAGTGAAGAGCGGCTTCAAGCTTTTCAAATTGAATCTGACCTCATTGCGGTATCCCGTGCCGTCGGACGAACTCGTTGCCCAAACATTGAGAACGGGGGAGCAAGAAAGCATCAGCCTGGGACGCGGCGGCATCGAGGAGCAACGGCTGGAGGATTATATTGTCGGCGGCCTGGTGGACTTCGATGACGTATCGTACGACGACCATTCCGATTTGCTCTACGATCTTGCGGCCCAGACGGTGGCCCACTTGAAAGGTTATCTCAACCACGATCAAGACGTCCGAAAGGTTCTCAGGGTCCACCAAAAGCCGATTTCGGCTTTGATTCACTCGCAGATGATGGAACATTTCTGGGAGGAATTGACCGGCTACGATGCGGAAGTCAGCAAGGGCTTCACCGAACTTCGCCCAAGCGCGTACACCGCCAATGCAAAAGACACCGTGCTAGATTATCGGCAGCCCCCATCTGAAAAGTCGAAGATTGGACAGTATCTATTCAGTGGCTTTGAACGCAGCCTCTACCGGCTCACAAAATTTCAATCAAACACGGAACGGATGCTTGCCATTATTCTTGAGAAAGACTCCCTTCGGTGGTTCCGACCTGCCAAAGGGCAATTTCAAATCTTCTTTAAGTCTGGACATGAACATCAAGAGTACGTCCCAGACTTTGTTGCGGATACAGACGACTGTATATTGATGATTGAGACAAAAGCCGGTGGAATGAAAGATGACGCCGTTGTTGCCGCAAAACGTGAGGCAGCATTGAAGTGGTGCGAGCATGCCACGGCCTATTCTGAACAACATGGCGGAAAGCCATGGAATTATGCATTAATCCCACATGAGATGGTTGCAGAAAACATGACACTTAAGGGATTGATCCTTGCAGCCGGGGGCGCTTAG
- a CDS encoding restriction endonuclease has product MAADPLIYCLENLTDYDQFERLCDDMMALDGYRNIEPIGGSKDKGRDAIHVDSSTGTVAIFAYSVREDWRKKLGQDSEKIRKHGHPCNRLVFLSTAVFTPSERDEAVQFIQDTYGWPLELYGLERLSSMLRSSHRELVSQHPQIFTPLFFPFAGGLSLSPSPDHLVVDHVEADAGLAHWLSRRLTLAGFHVWCRGLAPMAGSSVNDAVRGLLTQRAFRYIPILSPEALSDPEFTARRNMALAVGGSRGSQFLIPAIAKPFDSARLDQETRSITAASFHVSWALGLKSIEEALSSTACPRKSEGARDLAIRSYFPGEIIINEPEDLASNLFKVTHVPEVIRRFHSSTPITDEDGPLAGQWSFRKVSPTHFLSFHYPPAELTVDHGITQKGGSIWRATPEMDGIRIDNLLIELIKKSLYAESRRRGLNYCTDRRLVYFPPRLLRNDNLSFQRLDGSHTHFSVVGERSHGWGDRASKYRYHIAPVFAASGDPSKGFEIIVRIRAHITDLSGKQFPRRGGLIRRKKLCKSWWNEEWLNRVMGVMQFLADGKDGIEIGSTTDDILRVERTPRVWSAPIRINEDALKDAKAIAEEEFITGNDIEENEDDDAYADA; this is encoded by the coding sequence ATGGCTGCCGACCCGCTGATCTATTGTCTTGAAAATCTAACAGACTATGACCAGTTCGAGCGATTGTGCGATGACATGATGGCCCTAGACGGCTATCGCAATATCGAACCTATCGGCGGTAGCAAAGACAAAGGCCGCGACGCGATTCACGTCGATTCATCTACTGGAACGGTGGCGATTTTTGCTTACAGCGTCCGCGAAGACTGGCGAAAAAAACTCGGCCAGGACAGTGAGAAAATTCGAAAGCACGGCCACCCTTGCAATCGCCTCGTATTTCTTTCTACGGCGGTGTTTACCCCTTCAGAGCGGGACGAAGCGGTTCAATTCATCCAGGACACCTACGGTTGGCCGCTTGAACTGTACGGGCTAGAACGTCTTTCCAGTATGCTGCGATCGTCGCACCGCGAATTAGTCTCGCAACATCCGCAGATATTTACACCGCTCTTTTTTCCATTCGCAGGTGGGTTATCGCTTTCCCCTTCACCAGATCACCTAGTGGTAGATCACGTTGAGGCTGACGCTGGATTGGCCCACTGGCTTTCCAGGCGGTTGACCCTCGCAGGCTTTCACGTCTGGTGCCGGGGTTTAGCTCCAATGGCTGGTTCGTCGGTCAATGACGCGGTACGCGGACTCCTTACACAGCGAGCTTTCCGATACATCCCAATCTTAAGCCCCGAGGCATTAAGCGATCCAGAGTTCACGGCTCGCCGAAATATGGCCCTCGCAGTCGGAGGGTCACGCGGTTCACAATTTCTGATTCCTGCCATCGCTAAACCATTCGATTCCGCCCGACTGGATCAGGAAACACGAAGCATAACGGCCGCATCATTCCATGTGAGTTGGGCCCTCGGACTGAAATCCATCGAAGAAGCACTTTCATCAACCGCTTGTCCAAGAAAGTCGGAGGGAGCTCGTGACCTCGCCATCCGATCCTACTTCCCGGGGGAGATTATCATCAATGAACCGGAGGATCTGGCCTCCAATCTATTCAAGGTAACTCACGTCCCAGAAGTTATCCGCCGGTTTCACTCCTCGACCCCAATAACCGATGAAGACGGCCCGCTCGCAGGACAGTGGAGCTTTCGGAAAGTAAGTCCGACGCATTTCCTGAGCTTTCATTATCCGCCTGCGGAACTAACCGTGGATCATGGAATTACCCAGAAAGGTGGTTCAATTTGGAGAGCTACGCCTGAGATGGATGGCATCAGGATAGACAATCTACTGATAGAACTCATCAAAAAATCACTCTATGCCGAATCCCGCCGACGCGGGCTAAACTATTGTACGGATCGCAGGCTCGTTTATTTTCCTCCCCGCTTGCTCAGAAATGACAACTTGTCATTTCAAAGGCTAGATGGCTCACATACGCATTTTTCGGTGGTCGGAGAGCGAAGCCATGGCTGGGGAGATCGTGCATCGAAATACCGCTACCATATAGCTCCCGTCTTTGCAGCAAGCGGCGATCCCAGTAAAGGATTCGAGATCATCGTTCGTATCCGCGCACATATCACAGACCTCTCAGGAAAACAGTTCCCAAGGCGAGGCGGATTGATCCGAAGAAAAAAACTCTGCAAAAGCTGGTGGAACGAAGAATGGCTGAATAGGGTGATGGGCGTGATGCAGTTCCTCGCTGACGGTAAAGACGGGATCGAAATCGGTTCAACCACAGATGATATTCTCCGGGTGGAACGGACTCCCAGAGTCTGGTCTGCCCCCATCAGAATCAACGAGGATGCTTTAAAAGATGCGAAAGCCATCGCCGAAGAAGAGTTCATTACTGGAAACGACATCGAAGAAAACGAAGACGACGATGCCTATGCCGATGCGTAA